AGAACGATCAGACTTACCTTGGAAGGACATCGAGAACATGCTCTCAGCCTTGGGAGCAGAGATTTCCGAGGGAAGTGGATCTCGAGTTCGTGTCTACCTAAACGGCGTGAGAGCTGTGTTCCACCGCCCTCACCCGCAGAAGGAAACGGACAAGGGAGCAGTAAAGTCAGTCAGACGGTTTCTGGAAGCTGCAGGAGAGTAAAGATCATGGAATACAAAGGATATGTAGGAACAGTTCAATTCGACGAGGAAGCCGAGATCTTCCATGGAGAAGTCATAAACATGAGGGATGTAGTCACCTTTCAGGCCGACACTGTCGAGGGCCTGAAGAAGGAGTTCCAAGCTTCGATAGACGACTACCTCGACTTTTGCTCCGAACGTGGCGAAGAGCCAGACAAGCCGTTTTCCGGAAAGCTCACCCTAAGACTAGATCCTGACCTTCATAGGAGCATCTACATTCGATCAAAGAAGGAGAACAAGAGCTTGAACAACTGGATCATCGAAGCACTTGGAAGAGAAACGAGAGCCCAACCAGGCAGCCCATACAACTCCGGCCAGTCGCTCCGCGACTGACCTTACCACTGAGGCTAGGAGTCAAGCTGCTATATCAGTTTTTCATGGAATCTTGCAGGTACGCGCATATCGGGCTTCCTTTCGCTTTTAGT
The window above is part of the Pelagicoccus enzymogenes genome. Proteins encoded here:
- a CDS encoding type II toxin-antitoxin system HicB family antitoxin — encoded protein: MEYKGYVGTVQFDEEAEIFHGEVINMRDVVTFQADTVEGLKKEFQASIDDYLDFCSERGEEPDKPFSGKLTLRLDPDLHRSIYIRSKKENKSLNNWIIEALGRETRAQPGSPYNSGQSLRD
- a CDS encoding type II toxin-antitoxin system HicA family toxin, which produces MNRKQRLTLEKVRERPERSDLPWKDIENMLSALGAEISEGSGSRVRVYLNGVRAVFHRPHPQKETDKGAVKSVRRFLEAAGE